The genomic window CAGACACTTGTGGTAGACAAATGGGTCGCAAGTTTAATTGCGTGCACTGGTTGGCTAGGAGATAAGCTGTCTGTGTGTATTTCTGCATTACATCAGTGCATTTACAGAGAATTCATCATCATTAAACTTGAGGAAACACCACTGAAAATAGGGATATACAATGAGCAAAACAGGCTTGTTGCAGTCGCGCAGGTTCCTTTGATGTGATGATGATGTTGATATCTTAGTGATGCCATTGTTCATCTGCTATGATGTGCAGCTGGCATAAggtgaaatgaaaaatgcatgcaCGCGTAGAAGGAAATACATGTCAGACTATACGAAAAATGTATCTCGGTTATCTGAAAGACGTGTATGATCCTATATAGATAAACTCTTGAACCATATGTCGTTCAAGAATTccataggcaaaaaaaaaggagaaattgcaATGTAGGCAAGGAAGGCTATGGGGTTTGGTTTTTCCACTGCAAATCCTATAGTGTGGATTTATTTGCTTCACTTAGGGCATGTTTACAAGTAGGGCCAGGAATTGGAAAGCTTTTTCAGGTGTCCACTCCTCAGGTATAATGAAGTAAGTCAAAGAAACATGCCGTTCTTTGGTGATTAGTTTAGCCACTGTGCCAGGATCTAGTGTATTTTGATAGGAAAGAAGACACTATTAGTGTGTTTACAacagctgcctttttcttccgTGTATTTGTTGTGATAAATTTTGTCAGTTAAAATGAGGCAAATTTATAGCCATTGTAAAAGCTTACAAGTCCATTTATTTGTGCTAGGCGGTAAAACTCTTGGTTCTTTCATTGGAAATGGGAACCGTTCTTTTTTCAAAAACTGACTGGTATCCTTGAACACCTCGTAAGTTAGCTGAAAGCTCTAGTTGACCCTGCAAGGAAAGGAATTGGATCAGGGCTATTATAAAATGTTTccactcatttttaaaatgcttagaaACATTACTTTGACAGatatctttgctttcttttctaatacTGGTTGGTGTCTGTAATTTTACAAGTTCAAGCATGTTAATAATGTCGAGTGAAATAGATGTCTCTTCCTTGGGTCTGCCAAGGCTCTAGGAGTAACACGAGCCATGCATGGTGGGACGTGGTTTCGCTGTGGAAGCCTGGCCTTTACATATATTTCAGGTTTAGAGTTTTAAAGGCAGCAGAGCAGTACCCAAAGCACTACTCAACGCCAAGAATTAGCACCAAATAAAAAAGCTAAAGGGCTGGTTGGATATTGCCATATGACATGCCATTACGTAGGAAGTAACAAGAAATAGCTGTTCCGCGCTGCCTCTCTCGCTGTGCACTAAGTGCCTTATTAGTCCACTTGACAAGAGGATTGAGCTAAACCGCATGAGTCCCACTTGGTACATAATAAGAGTGTGTATTGATGGAGCTACTGTAAAAATTAAAGTTATGCTTTAAAATCTCACAGTTAATTCTGAAATTTATCCCCAAGAAATGGccccttaaagaaaagaaaaaaatctttgtgggGCCCTGAAAAGCTTGAATTAATAAATTTAgaccttttttcctgctttcgTGTACTTTCTTGCAGCTCGCTTCTAAATCCAGCTCTGAGTGTCTCTAGTTAGGTcttgattaaaataaatatcCATAGACTACCGCATGTGACTGTTTAATAGCTTCAAAGAGAACAAATTCTACTGAGACACAATGTATGAAGCTTTGTACCTGAAGCAACAATCCTAACACCTCTACTTGTAACACTCGGGCAACTGCTTTCCAGGATAGCATTAATCGGTCTCACATCTACGTCCACCACAGGTACAAGAATGAGTGATCACGGTAATAGAAGTTTtggaggttggggttttttgctaccACTGAGTGAATCTGCGGTATtgttttttatatacatattttgtaATATGAGGTTTTTACAGTTGGGGTGCAGCCTGTCTACAAGCTTATGAATTTTACAGGTAGATCGGTGCACTTGTATTTGAAAGTCTTTATATAAATTGTTTCTTTAACtcttccaaatatatatataacaataaatatacatatgttaggaatatatatatattaacaaatatgtatgcatttttatttctacttcagTGACACAGGTTCCTACTTGAGCACCTGATTCCTTATGCAAGCAAAATAACCAGTGATTTTGCTCAGAGATTAGCACGTGCAATGGACCGCAGGCTCATGAGCTGCTGCCtagagcattttttccttttggacATAAAACTGTGAGCTTTCCGTTGTGcaagtttaatgaaaaaaaaacatttgcaaatgtcCTCCATGTGTTCTGGATTGGCCACTATAGTATGTATACTGAATTGGTAAATACAGCTCTCTGTTACTCCTCAACCGTGGCTTTTTAACCCAGTCAAGCAAAGCGTAATTAATCTGTTAAATCCTGCATGTAGTAGGATGTGTGCTTTCTATGTTATAATATTATGGGACAACCTTTTTaaacttcttatttaaaaaaaaaaaggggggggggaggaagtagttaaaaaaaacaacaaataaaccaaaaaacccaaaaccaagacCCCACAAATGTTACGAGTTATAGTGAGGGTCATATTTCCCAGCGCTGACCAATCGGAATAGCTGAAAAGTTGGGAGCTATGGGAAGACACTTTTACAGACCTTCTCTTTGGAGACATTTTCTCTTGGGTAGCACTTGTGTCTCACATTTGTCACATTTGTGTATGAGGatgttttcctgctgctctgctccacaCTCGGGCCACCTGTCTCCCCCTGTGGTTGTTGGGGCTCCGGAGCGAGCACCGtaactgcttttctctttgctccaTTGTAGAGCACAGTAATTGTTCCTCTGGGACCTGTGCAATAACTCTGCAGCTTTTTCACTGCAAGAAGTTGTCATGTAGGAGattcctgcctcttccctgtcCTTGCCACCCAGCTTAACTCACCTAAGGAGCAGGAATTAGGTATGCGTAAGGGAAGCGCATTTCAGAGCCTGTGtcaaacagcttttaaaagccAAATGCATAGGCTTGGGCATACCACATTGCGTCTTAGggctttgtaatattttttttttcaaatccagacTAGCTCTTTagcaacatttaaaagaaatcatttcaACATTTTAGAGTGCATAACATTCACTGAGAATCCTGGGCACTTTGGGACTAAAAAAATGCACTTCTAAAGTGAGATATGAAGATAGTAACTATTCAATGGTAGGAACTAGAAACATAAGTGATAAAacacagattattattttttttaggatgtGAGAGGACCTTCTCTGAGCACAGTAGTACCACCACTGTAACTTTTAAAGGATGATTTCACTGGGCTGCTTCCTTGCACTTAATAAACAACCTGTGTTTTCTGCAGTGGCAAAATAAACAGTGGTGTGAAAAACACAGTGAAGCTTGTTCCTGTGCCATGAAGTCTCGAGCAAAATATTCCAGAGCAAAAAAGTTGCAGGGGTGCAGGTCCGGCTGACGGAAAGGAGTTCTCCAGACCGTTGGACTGGAGAACTTGCATCGGCAATGACGGTGCATCGTTATTAAAGAAAGAACGGACTGTGGTCCCCATCTCATGGGCTTTTTTCGGTATGCCCTCTTTCTCCGTGCTGTACCTGAACGTCAGCCACGGTGTTTTCCTCATCCACCTAAACTGCGGCGAGGACTCGAGAGCAGGCAGCGTCCCTGCGTGCAGCAACTCATCTCGTCCCGAGCGACGGCGTGAAGTTCCGCTGCCCCAGGAGAGCGATGCCCCAAGAGAAGAGCGATGCCTACCGATGACGCGGTTCCTACGCCCTGGCCAAGCAGATAAGGTATTTAAATCCTAGAGCTTTTATGCTGTCGCTCCACGTATGTTAGACGCGCGAGTTCTTTTTGTTGCGCTCGGTTAATAAATCTGTTTAGTTGGGACGGTAGCTCTGCCTTTTCACGCTGTCGCAACAGCGGCCGGGGTGAAAGCGCGGCCGCGgagcccgctcccgccgccgatCCCGGCCTTTGCCGTTTAGGCGATCGCTGGCCGCACCGACGGGCAGAGCGCGGCCCGGGCCCGCagggagagcggcggcggcggggggctgcgctCCGGGCTCTCGGCCCCGCCGTGTGGCGGCCGGGCGCCTTCCGGGCGTCGAgtcccctccccgggcagggcgGGCCTtgccggggaggaggagcgcGGCGCCATGGCGGCTGCCTGGCCGGAGCTGGAGGCGGCGGCTCGGGAGCGCCGGCGGGAGCTGGCGCTGGCCGGGGCGGCGGTGGCGGAGCGtgtggcggcgggcggcgggcgcttGCCGGCGGCGGTGCTGGCGCTGCCGCTGCTGCGGTCGCTGGAGCTGAGCGGGTGCCCGGCGCTGCGGGAGCTGGGCCCGGGGCTggccgccgccctgcccgccctccACACGCTGGTGCTGCGCGACAACGCGCtgggccccgccgggctgggcgAGGGGCTGGGCGGGCCGCTGCCGGCCCTCCGCCTCCTCGACCTCTCCGGCAACGGGCTGGAGGCGCTGCCCGCAGCGCTGGGCGGAGCGGCGGGCGCCGagccggcggcggagccggccTTCCCGCAGCTGCGCAGCCTCAACCTCAGCGGGAACCGGTTGCGGGAGCTGGGCCCGGGGCTGGCCGGCGCCGCGCCGCAGCTCCAGGCGCTGCTGCTCACCGGCAACCGCCTGCGGGTGCTCCCCGGCGGGCTGCTgccccccgccggggccggggccgcggccgcccccggcggGCCGTTCCCGCTCCTCAGCCGCCTGGAGGCGGCCGACAACGAGGTGGCGGAGCTGGGCGCCGACATCACCGCCCTGCCGGCCCTCAAGGTGGGAGCGGATCCGCGGCcatcccccgccccgccgccggcccgggtcCCCCCGCCGCCATCGCCGACCACGCTATCTCTGTCTCTTCCAGAGCCTGGATGTGGCCAACAACCGGCTGCAGGAGCTGCCCGCCGCGCTGGCTGACTGCCCCCGGCTGAAGGAGGCCAACTTCAGGGGTAACCAGCTGAAGGACAAGCGGCTGGAGAAGATGGTCAATGGCTGCCAGACGAAGGCCATCCTGGAGTACCTgcgggccgggggccgcgggAAGGGGAAGGCCGAGAGCGCCAGAGAGGAgaccaggaagaagaagagggagaagcagcagcagaagaaggACAGCGGGGACGGGGAGCAGGACGAGCTGGAGGAGGCGAGCAAGCTGATGGTGAAGGTTCTGCACGTCTCCGAAAACCCGGCGCCCTTGGTTGTCAAAGCGAGCCCGGGCATCAAAGACGTTCGACCCTTCATTGTGTGCTGTGTGCTGAAAGGAGCGAACTTAAAGCCGGG from Accipiter gentilis chromosome 1, bAccGen1.1, whole genome shotgun sequence includes these protein-coding regions:
- the LRRC47 gene encoding leucine-rich repeat-containing protein 47 — translated: MAAAWPELEAAARERRRELALAGAAVAERVAAGGGRLPAAVLALPLLRSLELSGCPALRELGPGLAAALPALHTLVLRDNALGPAGLGEGLGGPLPALRLLDLSGNGLEALPAALGGAAGAEPAAEPAFPQLRSLNLSGNRLRELGPGLAGAAPQLQALLLTGNRLRVLPGGLLPPAGAGAAAAPGGPFPLLSRLEAADNEVAELGADITALPALKSLDVANNRLQELPAALADCPRLKEANFRGNQLKDKRLEKMVNGCQTKAILEYLRAGGRGKGKAESAREETRKKKREKQQQKKDSGDGEQDELEEASKLMVKVLHVSENPAPLVVKASPGIKDVRPFIVCCVLKGANLKPGNALKRFLSMQTKLHEDICEKRTAATIATHDLQLIKGPLRYDVQPPDELKIMPLGRKEIKAKDLLRQLQLEAEEQRKQKKRQNVSGLHKYLQLLDGKDNYPCLVDAEGSVISFPPITNSEKTKIRKDTRDLFLEVTSDTSLQICKDVMDTLILKIAELNRFTLENKEDSGSDNESDAFCGPVNLNPGQNIQPVNFPLVVEQVRVVDTDGNLKVLYPSKTDLTTVSSLLTVIR